GCGGCCGTCTTCGAACCACTGGTGCCATTCCTCAAGGCCGAGTTCAAACTGGTGGCTCTCGACCTACCGGGCCACGGCCTGTCGTCGCACCTTCCGGCCCGCGGTCACTACACTCTGGACAGCTACGTAGAAAGCGTGCTGTcggccgtcgaccacctcaagtGGGACACCTTCTCTGTCCTTGGTCATGGAATGGGCGCGGGCATCGGATACTACCTCGCCGCTTTGCAGCCGGACAGGGTTCCCCGACTCGCTTCCCTCGAGGGATCCTTCCCAGCGACGAGCCCTAGCTTCGAGCCGCACGAGTGCGAAGACCATCGCGACTCGTACACGAGGCAGGAGGTCATGGACGTGCTGGTATCGAGAGGACACGGTGCCGCTTCGGCGGAACTGCTCATGGCCAGAGGTTGCAGGCGCGTGTCGGGAGGCCGCTACGTGTTCACGACCGATCGCAGAGTGAGGTGCGCGCGGCCACAGGGTCTCTACCCTGGCGTGTTCGACAGGACTCTTCCGCGCTACAGGAACAATCTGATGGTGCTGCAGCGGGACTGCAGGCTCACGGACGGCGCGAGGCCGCACCTGGAAGCCCTGGAGGCTATCGTGCGCTGCCTGGGCGCTGAGGAGTGCGCGCGCTTCAGCTACGTCGTGCTGGAAAGCGAGAAGAACATGCATGTCAATTCAAATCCAGACACAGTGGCTAGCAGGGTGAACGACTTCATGTGTACGTGACGCGCGTCTCCGAAAGAACTTTGCTCAAGACAGTCTGGTGAATGACggcacttttattttattttatttgaacaGGGAAGAGCTGCAAGCTAAAAGCATATTGGGGGATCCTCTATAACGGTATAAAAGCTACGGAGGAAGAGAAGCTCAAATTGGCATTATCCAAGCTCATATGTAATCAATACAAAAACATAATTATAGCAGTGGCGTGAACGATCGGTACCCTATAACAAGACTTATGTCAATTGACGAGCAATATGAAGGGGAACACACATGTTCGTGTTTGAGACGCGATTACTATTGATGTGTACATAAAAATCTGACGTATGGATCTGCACTAGGTACCTTTTCATTTGGGCAACGAACACTTTAGTGCTTGACAACGGCGCTTAGCCACTATGACGTCTTTAAAGTAACttcagtgttccctttcatattgctcacgtCTGAACGAATGTCGGGCGCGTGGGAAACACACGACGACCTCGAAGCTCTGCAATAAAGTTAAACAAAAGCAATTTGCCAATGTGGTAGAAATAGCGTGAGGGGTCGGTATTACACGGAGATGACTCGAACGCTGCGTGCGTTGGGTCACGGCCGCAGCTTTTCTGCCTCCGTGGTACGGGAGAGTGCATGCATGGCCAATTTACAGCGCAACCGTCCATTTAACTTCACCGGACAGCCGGTGCCGGACACTCGGTCTGTTCCAACCATATAGCTTTCTGGCCCAAAGACAACTACGTCTCCATACAAATAAGTACGTATGTATACTGCACAGTGCTTAAATACATTGTATATAGAaaagatgacgacgaagaatgaGGGGTTTGGAATGTTGTATATAGCAGATTGCAAAGACCACACTTGATAATTACACTGATCGCGAAATAACGGCTGCTCTTAGACAAAAATAACGGCTGCTCTTAGAGCCAAGTGCAGAAACTGCATATTGGAAAACTATTATTCTTGAGAGTACGTATATATCATTTTGTAGATATATAATCGTGTCGAGGGGCCTTTgtccaagtatatatatatatatatatatatatatatatatatatatatatataattaaggCAAAAGGCTAGTAAGGCGAGAATAACTTTCTAGATAATCAGCTTGTGAACGTTAGCTGGGGCACCCAAAATATGATATTATTTGCGCGTATTTACATTTTAAACGAGACAGAACGTAGCTGAAATGTGAGAGCCGCGAGTGTTCTTCCCGAGTGCCTTAGAGAAAGAACTAAGAACTAGTTTTTCAGGGCAATAAAAGTTTCTTAGTGACGAAGGTTTATCAGTGTCTTGTGTCCAAGTTTCTGCGATGCGATGTCGGCCAAAGCTCTGCCGACTGTTATCTCAAATCCCTGTCATAAAGCAGTGGCCCATAaacgctgtcgccactgcagaaAGCGCTGACCTGTTtatgaaagacgatagtctttcttggggaacttaaacgcagaaattttggtctgtctgtcacacgattcagccacccggccatagtttaagcacttgctgaacgcccagccatcttcaactggtagctgcgttcatacttgtgaacattgtcgatcaaaaagcaacatatctgaggcgcaacatcaatacgtaagtattaggtggtgtgttcctttactagaaaatacatagatacgtaattctaaagaccctagtctTTCTTACGCTGCGCTGAATATGATAGTGTttattaggctgcgctgaaacggcgcagaaacggccagcagaagactatcgtctttcgtcgacatttgcagcgaagcacgcagatacgcggcaaatTTTTTGCCTTCTTCATTCTGTAACTCTGTCCTGTAACTTCATTCTGTAGCTCTGCCGCGTTGCCTTGACCGGCTCCGACTGACGCCAGTGCCGCATGCGTTAGACACGGCATATTTGCAGCAACTAACGATAGATGGAGGGCCAGCCGATTTCACTGTAGGCTTAATCCgctgtacagaaattggtcgaggcaaaaattaaaggtgaaagtgaacgctggatgacagagattcacgaaaaaaaggaggccgcgcctaggatattttggagccacataaaggcgctaggtaggaagtctgtcacaatgcaacaacatattgtaggtGAAGGAGGAAATCGATTGGAAGGGtgcgaagcgctaggttacatccaaaaggtaacagccgattcttTTAAAAAgatcgtccaggggatttccccggtgagtaaaagtgtggcggagagagcaaccgaggaagagctatagtacttgagaatttcaactggaaaaaggccgaaggaaaaattccaaagcgcactgccgcgggtttagatagGATTCCCGTTAAGGCTTATTAACTAACTAGGACACTAAACACTAAAAACTAaacactaaagaagcattgttgaaagccgtagaaaaatgcttaaaggagagacaaataccggacagttggcgaaaaagtagaatgaacttaatctataaaggcaagggagaaaaggataagattcgctcgtataggccactaaccattacatcagtactatacaggttggcgatgcaagcagtaaaaatgaaaatagaaacatgggcagaacataacgatattttgggagaacttcagaacggatttcgagtcgacaggtggttagacgataacctgtttgttctcactcaatgtatagaaatatctaaaatagaaaataggcccctgtacgtggcttttctagacatcgctggggcatacgacaacgttaatcaggacattttgtgggatatattgaaaggaatgggcataggcgacgactgtacacTGCTTCTGAGGGAGATAtacaccgagaaaatacagtttgcatagaatgggaaggaatgaccagcaaagagaacgttaagattagcaaggggctgagagagggatgtcctttgtccccgctgttattcatgctgtacatggtgggtATGGAAATatcgctagaaggtagcaacattggttttaatctgtcacacaaacagggcgacgggatgattgagcagaagcttccaggtttattttatgcggtcGATATCGTCTTacttgcggacagtcgagatgatatacagcggcttgcggatatatgcggaagggaaggtgaagctcttggactaggatttagtgtaacgaagtgtggattgatggtattcaatgatccctgtgatcagacggtgtcaatatAAGGCCAAGAAagaccgagggtaagcgaatagaAGTACCTTGGAGCGtgggtaaatgagagtggtaGATACatagaggtacaggaaaaagcctcggcagcaaaaggaaagaggaatgctgcaataatgaagcacatatcgttgtggggatacaataggtacgaggtgcttcgaggcctgtggaaaggtgtaatggttccaggGCTTACTTTTGCGAACtctggtgtgcatgagggcagaggtgcaatcgggaatggatgtaaatcaaaagactgtgggacgcctcgcgttgggtgctcacgggaagacgacaaatgaggctgtaaagggtgatatgggatggccaggttttgaggcgagggaagctcagagcaaaataaggttcgaagaaaggctaagaaatatgaaggagagtagatgggcagaggagGTGTTCcgatatttgtataggaagagcgcggacacacagtggagaaaaagaactaggaggctcactagtaaatatacggctggtagtgtaagcagtatgtcaacaaagagcgtgaAGCGAACAGTCAGAGAGGCgcagaggatttactggacggcagctacggagaaaaaaccggctttgagtaaataccaaaagggcaaaaatgaaataaggagggaggcattttacgataattcaaggggaagcgctttactgtttgaagcgagatcgggttgccgaGATcgggcctatgttcagacgtttgtagcaccctaaggtggtccaagaaaaaataagcacaaaatcgcatacgattgagaatcataacacgttcgtccacagaaagtttaatcgaagtagtttttgttttagtcaagaaaaaaaaatttgaaatttAGTCCTACCATTGCATTATTTggtatgggggcagtacaaaccgactgaatttactgcataaaaaaagaggtagtgtattcgtagcacatggatttcagctccttttgttagtactttataatgtatataatatatcaaggagatgataaacagaggtaaaaattactgcatatctacgggtgaatgatgaagagcttgggcgaagctcctgaagcaatcatggtctcgggatccgcgtCTCGTTGAGTCcctttcgcagcggcgtccttggcgcgcaccgtcccgggatccgcctggctgccgccaagcgagcgccaagcaagcaagcctctcgggatcgagaggctgccaccaagcgagcgcggcgccaggcggatctcgtcgcggcgcgcgcccgcgaaaCCGCCGTCAAGCGCGCgcggtgccaggcggcagcctctcgagctcacacctcgggatcctgccgacgagcacgagacgcagcggccttccgcacccggcgctcctcgtcgtccatggtccgccaagcagcacgatccggcaagcgcactcctccacgtacggcgacgatcaaggagaatgagagataacgggcgcagccggcgcagcagccaatctgagatatggatggatggatggatgctatgagcgtcccctttataacggggcggtgacaagtgtgccaccaggctcgacgaaaaaaaaaaaccctttactcttctttttcttagcgttggcctagtgtctttacttcaattaaaactattttactccagaaaaaaataacttaagttttcagctccgttctctgccttttacggcagaatgtcctttttttaatatttatttttgtcctttctctctagttttctgccaccaatactctaaccgtctcttacttatttcaatcgcgggtgtgttcagctttccattgtctctaaaacccaaggcgtcatgtaggctcgtgcctaaacgtacacctgggtggatgtctccacattcaatcagaacatgctccgccgtttccttatctcccccgcagcacgtgcattgttcttcttctttactaaatctcgctttataactacccgttctaaggcaacccgatctcgcttcaaacagtaaagcgcttcccattgaattatcgtaaaatgcctccctccttatttcatttttgcccttttggtatttactcaaagccggttttttctccgtagctgccgtccagtaaatcctctgcGCCTCTCTGACTGTTCGCTtcacgctctttgttgacatactgcttacactaccagccgtatatttactagtgagcctcctagttctttttctccactgtgtgtccacgctcttcctatacaagtaacggaacaccttctctgctcatctactctccttcatattccttagcctttcttcgaaccttattttgctctgagcctccctcgcctcaaaacctgtccatcccatatcgccctttacagcctcatttgtcgtcttcccgtgagcacccaacgtgaggcgtcccacagtcctttgatttatatccattcccgattgcacctctgccctcatgcacaccactgagttcccaaaagcaAGCCCCGGAATCAtaacacctttccacagacctcgaagcacctcgtacctattgtatccccacaatgctctgtgcttcattattgcagcattcctctttcctttagCTGCCGAGACTTTTTCCtctacctccatgtacctgtcaccctcatttatctatactccgaggtacttgtattcgcttaccctcggtctTTCTTGGCCTTatattgacaccgtctgatcacagggatcattgaataccatcaatccacacttcgttacactaaaccatagtcctagagcttccccttcccttccgcatatatccgccagctgctgtatatcctctcggctgtcagcaaataagacaatatcgtcagcataaaataatcctggaagcttctgctcaatcatcacgccgccctgtttgtgtgacagattaaaaccaatgttgctaccttctagcgatTTTTCCATACCCACCATGTGTATCGTATCGCGCCTCGCTCGTGCGCTGCGCACGATAAGCTCAAGGGGCTTCGCCCGACTGTTCTTGATGCTATCGCTTGTTCATCTAAGGGGCGTTGCCCAGAGTGTATTATAAATGTGactgaccaaataaaggtagcagcACTGGCTGCCTGACGGACGCACCTGCTGTCACGCTGATTCTTGGTcccatacatggtgtcagaagcatTTACGCCGTAACCCAAGCCGCCCATCCGAGGAAtgccggcatggaattcgtgaagcctccagagCCGCTGCGGTTCGAAGGCGATATAGGCAAGCGATGGAGCCTTTTCAAGCAGCGTTTCGAGCTCTTTTTGACAGCTACAGAGCCTACGATAAAACGAGGGGCGTCGACGAAAACTGCGTTGCTATTGAGCGTCGCTGGAGAAGAAGCCATCGAGGTATGCAACACATTCAGCTTCACCGAAGGCCAGGACAAGGATGACTATGACGTGGTAATCAAGAAGTTCGACGACTACTGTGCTTCACAAGTCAATGAGGTACATCAGCGTTATCTGTTCCGTACCCGAAAGCAAGAACCAGGTGAGCCTTTTGAACATTTTTTACGAGACTTGAAGATGAAAGCAGGAGCATGCAACTTTGGAGAGCAAGCAGATTCAATGATAAGAGACCAAATTGTTTTTGGCACGAACGACGCTAAGACTCGAGAAAAGCTTTTGTCCGACAACAAGTTAACGTTGCAAAAGGCCGAGGAAGCATGCAAGGCAGCTGAGATAacggcagcaaaccaagaaatctGGACACGAGAGCAGAAACCAGTAGACGCCGTGCACAAGACACGTGGCAGTTCACAGGCTAAGCAGCAGAAGAGTTTTAAATGCCGAAAGTGTGGCCGGGCGCACGCACCACGCAACTGCCCAGCGCACGGACAAACATGCCGCGCGTGTCATAAGAAAAATCACTTTGCCGTTTGCTGCAAAACAAAGCCGCAAGTAGGTGAGCTTCAGGGCAGCGATGATGATTTTGAAGTTCTCACGATTGGTAGTAAAAGCAGTCGATCAGACTGGATAGTCACGGCAAAAGTTGGAGGAAAGCTTATTGCTTTCAAAGTGGACACGGGGTCTCGGGCTAATTTGCTCCCAGCCGCGTTGTACGCAAGCATGAACCGCAAGCCGCAGGTAAAGCCCAGCAGTGCCGTCCTACGCTCCTACGGTGGAAACGAGATCAAACATATGGGTATCGTGAGGCAAGAAGTGACATTCCATGACCGTACTTCCGTTCAGGACTTTTTCATTGTCCGCAAAGGAGCTCAAGCGATTCTCGGTCTGCAGGCATGCGAGACGCTCGGAATAATCGCGCGACAGGTGGACAACGTTTCGCAAAACAGTTCCGATGGAGTTGTGAAAGAGTTTTCCCATCTTTTTTCTGGCACAGGTTGTCTCCAACGCCACTACCGCATGGTCCTGCGCGAAGGAGCACTCCCAGTCGTCCAGACAGCACGCAGAGTACCGCTGGTCTTGAGGGAGCCGCTTCGAAAGGAGCTGGATCGCATGGAGAGGGAAGGCATAATTATAAGTCACGGAACCTACAGAATGGGTGAGCCCTCTCGTCATAGTGCGCAAGAAGGATGGAAAACTGCGTGTGTGCATGGACCCGCGTAAAATCAACGAGGCCATAAAGCGcgaacacttcgaaatgccaAGGAGAGAAGATATCGAGTCA
Above is a window of Rhipicephalus sanguineus isolate Rsan-2018 chromosome 3, BIME_Rsan_1.4, whole genome shotgun sequence DNA encoding:
- the LOC119387139 gene encoding serine hydrolase-like protein; the protein is MALRLSSPALVLARGLLREASRGCVEPSLVLGSRRDASSASLKERLTRDLVLPVPNGQLAGKQWGPDDGQPVLALHGWLDNAAVFEPLVPFLKAEFKLVALDLPGHGLSSHLPARGHYTLDSYVESVLSAVDHLKWDTFSVLGHGMGAGIGYYLAALQPDRVPRLASLEGSFPATSPSFEPHECEDHRDSYTRQEVMDVLVSRGHGAASAELLMARGCRRVSGGRYVFTTDRRVRCARPQGLYPGVFDRTLPRYRNNLMVLQRDCRLTDGARPHLEALEAIVRCLGAEECARFSYVVLESEKNMHVNSNPDTVASRVNDFMCT